Proteins co-encoded in one Puniceicoccaceae bacterium genomic window:
- a CDS encoding polymer-forming cytoskeletal protein: MKDNAEKQMIVGYGITVDGRIDNCDRLVLDGNMNCELHNVKSLIISQSGFFKGKGNIEQAEISGRFEGELTVDGHITIMESGKVDGMITYESIEIKPGGKFTGQIILKEQKPAGSDESEANSSDQVTSSSYLDSALKGRIMGSNAPASDGE, encoded by the coding sequence ATGAAAGACAACGCCGAGAAACAAATGATCGTGGGCTACGGCATCACCGTCGATGGACGCATCGACAACTGTGATCGCCTCGTGCTCGATGGAAACATGAACTGCGAACTGCACAATGTGAAGAGCCTCATCATCAGTCAGTCCGGCTTCTTCAAGGGCAAGGGCAACATCGAACAGGCAGAGATCAGCGGACGCTTCGAGGGCGAACTTACCGTAGACGGTCACATCACCATCATGGAGTCCGGAAAGGTCGACGGCATGATCACCTACGAATCCATCGAAATCAAACCCGGTGGAAAATTTACCGGACAGATCATTCTCAAGGAACAAAAACCCGCAGGTTCTGATGAATCCGAGGCGAACTCGTCGGATCAGGTAACTTCATCCAGCTACCTCGACAGCGCACTGAAGGGTCGCATCATGGGCAGTAACGCTCCCGCCTCCGACGGGGAGTAA
- a CDS encoding adenosine deaminase: MHDLHIHLGGAVPSSVLWETLCDNGLQTEYQNFDSFHESLTANARDVKSLDDFLGRYFQLTEEIQSSPSAANVSAYQVVAKAYRRARVQSLELRFNPHKRVRSGLHTMDAIILAVLQGLEKASLHYGVATGIILSLGRDLPIESNWQIVEAAIKWKSHGSLNGANGVVGIDMAGLESRSLELRESWLAEIASMFHRARKAGLKLTYHVGESQGTGPEAMLRVIEALQPDRIGHGVELRNADGKLKQHLIKLLRTQSICLEICPSVNLVTRVVPDYRTIADLIRELAREQIPYCINTDNPYLIHTNLRREHDLIHQELGSDGDALIALAQEHARSHSFLKLS, translated from the coding sequence ATGCATGACCTGCACATCCACCTTGGCGGTGCCGTGCCATCGTCCGTACTGTGGGAGACCCTTTGCGACAATGGTCTGCAGACCGAATACCAAAACTTTGACAGTTTTCACGAGTCCCTCACGGCCAATGCCCGGGACGTCAAATCCCTGGATGATTTTCTGGGTCGCTATTTCCAACTGACAGAGGAGATTCAATCGTCTCCCTCCGCAGCCAATGTTTCGGCCTATCAGGTTGTAGCCAAGGCCTACCGCCGCGCCCGAGTGCAAAGCCTCGAACTTCGCTTTAATCCCCATAAACGGGTGCGCAGTGGACTGCACACCATGGATGCCATCATCCTTGCGGTGTTGCAGGGCCTGGAAAAAGCAAGTTTGCACTACGGAGTTGCGACCGGCATCATCCTTTCACTGGGGCGCGATCTCCCCATCGAGTCCAACTGGCAAATCGTCGAAGCCGCAATCAAGTGGAAAAGTCATGGTTCCCTCAACGGTGCAAATGGGGTCGTTGGCATCGATATGGCAGGATTGGAATCACGCTCACTCGAACTGCGCGAGTCCTGGCTGGCTGAAATTGCCTCCATGTTCCATCGGGCACGGAAAGCCGGACTGAAACTGACCTATCACGTTGGCGAAAGTCAGGGGACCGGACCTGAAGCCATGTTGCGCGTAATCGAGGCTCTGCAGCCGGATCGCATCGGGCACGGCGTCGAGTTGCGCAATGCCGATGGCAAGCTCAAGCAACACCTCATCAAACTGCTGCGCACTCAATCCATCTGCCTCGAAATTTGTCCCTCGGTAAACCTCGTCACGCGCGTTGTTCCAGATTACCGCACAATTGCGGATCTGATCCGCGAGTTGGCCAGGGAACAGATCCCCTACTGCATCAATACGGACAATCCCTATCTGATTCACACCAACCTGCGCCGGGAGCACGATCTGATCCACCAGGAATTGGGGTCTGATGGCGATGCCCTGATCGCACTGGCGCAGGAGCACGCGCGAAGTCACTCGTTTCTGAAGCTCAGCTGA